A stretch of DNA from Candidatus Pseudomonas phytovorans:
CGGCCTCAAACCGACGTACGGTCGTGTTTCGCGCTGGGGCATGATTGCCTACGCCTCCAGTCTCGACCAGGGCGGCCCGCTGGCCCGCACTGCCGAAGACTGCGCCCTGCTGCTGCAAGGCATGGCCGGTTTCGACGCCAAGGACTCCACCAGCATCGAAGAGCCGGTGCCGGACTACAGCGCCAACCTCAATGGTTCGCTGCAGGGCCTTCGCATCGGCCTGCCGAAGGAGTACTTCGGTGCCGGCCTCGACCCACGCATCGCCGACCTGGTCCAGGCCAGCGTCAAAGAGCTGGAAAAGCTCGGTGCCGTGGTCAAGGAAATCAGCCTGCCGAACATGCAGCACGCCATCCCGGCCTACTACGTGATCGCCCCGGCTGAAGCCTCTTCCAACCTGTCGCGCTTCGACGGCGTGCGCTTCGGCTACCGCTGCGATGCGCCGAAAGACCTCACCGACCTGTACAAGCGTTCGCGTGGCGAAGGCTTCGGCGTTGAAGTGCAGCGCCGCATCATGGTCGGCACCTACGCTCTGTCGGCTGGGTACTACGACGCCTACTACGTCAAGGCGCAGCAGATCCGCCGCCTGATCAAGAACGACTTCATGGCTGCGTTCAACGACGTCGACCTGATCCTCGGCCCAACCACGCCAAACCCGGCCTGGAAGCTTGGCGCCAAGAGCAGCGACCCGGTCGCCGCCTACCTGGAAGACGTCTACACCATCACCGCCAACCTGGCGGGCCTGCCGGGCCTGTCGATGCCGGCCGGCTTCGTCGACGGCCTGCCGGTCGGCGTGCAACTGCTGGCGCCGTATTTCCAGGAAGGCCGCCTGCTCAACGTCGCGCACCGCTACCAGCAAGTGACCGACTGGCACACCCGTGCCCCCAACGGCTTCTGAGGAGTTCACACATGCAATGGGAAGTTGTGATCGGGCTGGAAATCCACACTCAGCTCGCCACCCAGTCGAAGATCTTCTCCGGCAGCGCCACCACCTTCGGCTCAGAGCCGAACACCCAGGCCAGCCTGGTTGACCTGGGCATGCCCGGCGTACTGCCGGTGCTGAACCAGGAAGCCGTGCGCATGGCGTGCATGTTCGGCCTGGCCATCGATGCCGAAATCGGCAAGCGCAACGTGTTCGCGCGCAAGAACTACTTCTACCCGGACCTGCCCAAGGGTTACCAGATCAGCCAGATGGACCTGCCGATCGTCGGCAAGGGTCACCTGGATATCGCCCTGGAAGACGGCACCATCAAGCGCATCGGGGTAACCCGCGCGCACCTGGAAGAAGATGCCGGCAAGAGCCTGCACGAAGACTTCAGCGGTTCCACCGGTATCGACCTGAACCGTGCCGGCACCCCGCTGCTGGAAATCGTTTCCGAGCCCGACATGCGCAGCGCCAAGGAAGCCGTGGCCTACGTCAAGGCGGTCCACGCGCTGGTGCGCTACCTGGGCATCTGCGATGGCAACATGGCCGAAGGCTCGCTACGTTGCGACTGCAACGTGTCGATCCGCCCGAAAGGCCAGGTCGAGTTCGGTACCCGCTGCGAGATCAAGAACGTCAACTCGTTCCGCTTCATCGAGCGCGCGATCAACAGCGAAATCCAGCGCCAGATCGACTTGATCGAAGACGGTGGCAGGGTGATACAGGAAACCCGATTGTACGATCCGAACAAGGACGAAACCCGTTCCATGCGCAGCAAAGAGGAAGCCAACGACTACCGTTACTTCCCCGACCCGGACCTGCTGCCGGTGGTGATCGAGGACAGCTTCCTCGCAACCCTCCGCGCCGGCCTGCCGGAACTGCCGCCACAGAAAGTCGAACGCTTCCAGAGCCAGTATGGCCTGTCGGCCTACGACGCCAACGTGCTGGCATCCAGCCGCGAACAGGCGGACTACTTCGAAGAAGTGGTAAAAATCGGTGGCGACGCCAAGCTGGCGGCCAACTGGGTCATGGTCGAGCTGGGCAGCTTGCTGAACAAGCTGGGCGTCGAGATCGACCAGGCCCCGGTCAGCGCCGCACACCTGGGTGGCATGCTGTTGCGCATCAGCGATAACACCATCAGCGGCAAGATCGCCAAGACCGTGTTCGAGGCCATGGCTGCCGGTGAAGGCGATGCCGACAGCATCATCGAGAGCAAAGGCCTCAAGCAGGTCACCGACACCGGTGCGATCGACAAGATGCTCGACGAAATGCTGGCAGCCAACGCCGAGCAGGTCGAACAGTACCGCGCGGCCGATGAGGCCAAGCGCGGCAAGATGTTCGGCTTCTTCGTGGGCCAGGCGATGAAGGCTTCCAAAGGCAAGGCCAACCCTGGGCAGGTGAACCAATTGCTCAAGGCCAAGCTCGAAGGGTGAGCTGAAAAAGCGGCGAGGGCTCTGCCCTCGATCGCAGGCAAGCCAGCTCCCACAGGTACAGCATCGCTCATAAGGGCAGCGCTGTACCTGTGGGAGCTGGCTTGCCTGCGATGGGCCGCACAGCGGCCCCAACTGCAGCATCGGAGCAAGAACTTGCTAAAACGATCCCTCGGCACCCTGGCCCTGTTTTCCTTCCTGGCCGGCTGCGCCAGCCACGACATCGACCCGCGTGGTTATGACCAGACGGGCACCGCCTCTTACTACGGCTCACGCCACCACGGCAAACGCACTGCCAGCGGCGAACCTTTCAACCAGCATGGCCTCACCGCCGCCCACCGCAGCCTGCCGTTCGGCACCCGCGTACTGGTCACCAATACGGCCAACCAGCGCAGTGTTGTGGTACGCATCAACGACCGTGGCCCGCACACCCGCGGCCGCCTGATCGACCTGTCTCGCGCTGCTGCAGAAAAAATCGGCATGCTCCGTAGCGGAACGGCGCGCGTGCGAGTACAAGGGCTTAGCGACTGACGCGACAGGAGTCCGACCATTTTCGACCTGGCCACCCTTCCCACCTTCAGCCTGCTGCAACTGGGCATTGCCCTGCTGCTGCTGGTCGGCGGCGCCGAATTGCTGGTGCGCGCAGCGCTGCGCCTGGCACAGCGCCTTCATGTTCGCCCGCTGATCATCGGCCTGAGCCTGGTGGCCTTCGGCAGTACCGCGCCACAACTGACCGTGAGCCTGCAGGCCGCCTACCAGGGCGCGCCGGATGTGGCAGTGGGCAGCGTGATCGGTAGCAACATTTTCAACGTACTGGTCATTCTCGGCCTGGCCGCACTGATCATTCCCCTGCGCGTATCGCGCCAGCTGGTGCGCCTGGACATTCCGCTGATGATCGTCGCCAGCGGCCTGGTCTACGCCCTCTCCGCCAACGGCCATCTGGGCCGGGTAGAAGGTGGGCTGCTGCTGCTTGGCCTGGCCGGCTACCTGGCAATGCTCTGGCACCAGTCGCGCCACTACGCACGCACCTACCCTGCGCCGGATACGACCAAGTCCAGCGCCAGGCGTTTCTGGTCGGGCACGCTGCTGCAAGTGCTGGCCGGCCTTGGCCTGCTGAGCCTGGGCGGCCACCTGCTACTGGAGGCTGCCGTCGAGGTGGCCACCGACCTGGGCCTGTCCGAGCGCATCATCGGCCTGACGGTCGTCGCCATCTGCACTTCCCTGCCGGAACTGGCTGCCGCCCTGATCGCCGCCCTGCGTGGCGAAAGGGAGATCGCCGTGGGCACGGTGATCGGCAGCAACCTGTTCAACTTGCTGGCCGTGCTCGGCCTGACCGCACTGGTCACCCCCGAGCCGCTGTCGATCTCACCCAATGCGCTGTCATTTGACTTGCCAGTGATGCTCGGCGTTGCCGTGCTGAGCCTGCCGGTGTTTTATTCCGGTTACCGGATCACCCGGGCCGAAGGCGTGGTGTTCCTTTGCCTGTACCTGGCCTACGGGCTGCACGTAGCGGCGTTTACCATGGGCATGCCGCTGGCAGGCCGCCTGGAACGTTTGATGCTGTTCTACGTGCTGCCGGTGCTCGCGATGGTGTTGCTGTACACCACCGCGCGCGCTTGGCGGCGGCAGCACTAGACAAGAGGCCGGGCCTGCTTTACTACTTGGCCTGGCGGGCCTTCTTCAGTTTGAAGGCCACCCACAGCACGGCAATCCATGCCGGGATCAGCATCACCGAGATACGAATCGGCGGGGTCAGGTACATCACCACCAGAATCAGCACGATGAACGCCAGGCACAGGTAGTTGGTCAGCGGGTGCCCCAGGCTCTTGTAGAACGGGGTGATTCCGGCCGCCAGCTTGGCCTTGCGGAACTTCAGGTGGGTAATGCTGATGCTCGCCCAGTTGATCACCAACGCCGACACCGCCAGGGCCATCAGCAAACCAAAGGCTTCACCCGGCATCAGGTAGTTGATCACTACGCACAAGCCGGTAGCGAAGGCCGAAACGCCCAGCGCAGTCAGCGGCACACCGCTGCGGCTCACTTTCAGCAACTGGCGCGGTGCGTCGCCCTGGCTGGCCAGGCCAAACAGCATGCGGCTGTTGGCGTATACGCAGCTGTTGTAAACCGACAGCGCAGCCGTCAGCACCACGATATTGAGAATGGTCGCCACCAGGTCGCTGTCCAGCTCGTGGAAAATCATCACGAACGGGCTGCCGCCCTGCACGACCTTCTGCCACGGGTACAGCGACAGCAGTACCGCCAGGGCACCGATGTAGAAGATCAGGATGCGGTACACCACCTGGTTGGTGGCCTTGGGGATGCTCTGACGCGGGTTGTCGGCCTCGGCAGCGGTGATACCCACCAGCTCCAGGCCACCGAACGAGAACATGATCACCGCCATCGCCATCACCAGGCCGCTGACACCGTTAGGGAAGAAGCCGCCGTACTGCCACAGGTTGGCTACGCTGGCATCCGGGCCGCCATGGCCGCTGGTCAGCAACCAGGCGCCGAAACCGATCATGCTGACAATGGCAACCACCTTGATCAGGGCGAACCAGAATTCCATTTCGCCATAGACCTTCACCTGGGTCAGGTTGATCAGGTTGATTACCACGAAAAAGATCGCCGCCGTCGCCCAGGTGGGGAAATCCGGCCACCAGTACTGCACGTAGATACCCACCGCGGTCAGTTCGGCCATGCCAACCAGCACATAGACCACCCAGTAGTTCCAGCCCGACACGAAGCCGGCAAACTCGCTCCAGTATTGGTGGGCAAAATGGCTGAAGCTGCCGGCCACCGGCTCTTCGACAACCATTTCACCCAGCTGGCGCATTATCAGGAAGGCCATCAGGCCAGCGATGGCATACCCCAGCAACACGGAGGGGCCGGCCAGCTGGATGGTCTGGGCGATACCCAGGAACAAGCCGGTACCAATGGCCCCGCCCAGCGCGATCAGCTGGATATGGCGATTCTTCAGCCCGCGCTGCAGCTCGGGCGTGCTCTGGTCTTGCATGAAGTGTCCTTTAGCTCAGTGAGGCTGTTTTTTGTGTTGTTTGCAGTCAAGGATCTAGATCCATCCGCCCCACTGCAAGATGAAAATGCCGATATTGGTGGTGATTGCCGCCATTAACGTCGTAATGACGATGATCGACGCCGCCAGTTCATGGTTGCCGTTGGCCGCACGTGCCATCACGTAGCTGGCCGCAGCGGTGGGGCTGCCGATGTACAGGAACAGGATGCCCAGTTCGGCCCCGCGAAAACCGCATAGCCAGGCGCCCAAGGTGCCCACCAGCGGTAGCCAGACCATCTTCACCAGGCTGGCGTCGATGGCCAGCCTGCCGCTGTCGCGCAATGCCGCCAACGACAGGGTCCCGCCAATGCACATCAACGCCAACGGCAGGGTCATCTGGGCGAGGTAATCACCCGAAGTCAGCAGCCAGTTGGGTAGCGGCACCTGACCGTAAGCCATGGGGGTAGCCACCAGCACGCTGATGATCAGCGGGTTGCTGAAGATGCTCTTGCAGATGCTCCAGGGGTCGGACTTGAGGTCCGGGCTGTACACCGCAAGTACCACTGCCGACAGCGAGTTGTACATGAGGATGACCAGGCCGGCGAGCACTGCCCCCAGGGAAATACCATAGTCCCCGTACAGACTGGCGGCCAAGGCCAGGCCGATCACGCCGTTGTTGCCGCGGAACGCGCCTTGGGTATAAATGCCCCGCTCCGCTAGCGGGCTGCGCCAGATGGCCATACCCCAGGCGACGGCAAAGCCAACCAGTGTGGCGGCGATGAAGTAGAGGATGACTCCAGGCTTTACCGCTGCTGCCAGGTCGGCGTGGTAGATACCGAGGAACAGCAGCGCAGGCATGCAGACATTGAACACCAACTGCGAGGCGACGCGGTTGAAGTTGTCGTCGATCAGGTGGATGCGTTTGAGCAGCACGCCCATGAACAACATGGCGAAGACAGGTGCCGTGATGTTCAGCGTCTGGATAAGAAGGGCGAGCATGCGCTAGCGATCCTGGAGGGGTTGCCGTCAGGCGGCCAATGATACGCCAACAGCCGGGATTTGCGGGGATCGCGCGTGATAAAAGCACATGTCTTTCAGATTCTGCACTGCCAGTACTGGCCTCTTCGCGGGCACGCCCGCTCCCACAGGTACGGCACTGCTCTCAAGGGCGGCGCGGTATTTGTGGGAGCGGGCGTGCCCGCGAAGAAGCCAACATAGAATCAGCGACGGACCGGGCGCTTCTGCAGTTTGCGCTGCAAGGTCCGGCGGTGCATGCCCAGCGCCCGCGCGGTGGCCGAAATGTTGCCCTCATGCTCGTTCAGCACGCGCTGGATGTGTTCCCACTGCAGGCGGTCGACCGACATCGGGTTTTCCGGCACCAGGGTATCCAGGTCGGTATGCTCCGACAGCAACGCTGCCAGCACGTCATCGGCGTCGGCCGGCTTGCACAGGTAATTGCAGGCACCGCGCTTGACCGCCTCCACCGCAGTGGCAATGCTCGAGTAACCGGTCAGGATCACCACGCGCATTTCCGGGTCCAGCTCCAGCAGCTTGGGCAGCAGCACAAGGCCGGAGTCACCGTCCATCTTCAGGTCCAGCGTGGCGTAGTCCGGCAGGTCCTGCTGGGCCAGGATCAAGCCTTCCTCGGCAGAACTGGCAGTGCTCACGCGGAAACCGCGACGGCTCATGGCCCGGGCCATGACCCGGGTGAAGGTGGCGTCATCATCCACCAGCAGCAGGTGCGGCAGCTCTTCGCTTTCGACCTGGTTTTCTTCGCTCATCATTCATCTCCTCGCTTGCCATAGGGCAGGCGCAATTCGGTCAGGGTGCCACCCTGTTCATGACTATAGAGTTTTACCGAACCGCCCGCACGGGTCACGCTGGCCTTGCTCAAGAACAGGCCCAGGCCGAAGCCTTTGCCTTTGGTGGTAATAAAGGGCTTGCCGATGGCTTCGGCAATGGCCGGTGGCACGCCAGGGCCATGGTCGCGAATGCTGATGACGATGTCCTGGGCGTCCCAGTCCAGGCGGACTTCCAGGTCATCGGGGCAAGCATCTGCGGCATTGTTCAACAGGTTCAGCAGTGCCTGGGTCAGATCAGGCGGAGGCGTCAGACGCGGTACTTTGCCATCACGCAGGCGCTGGAAGCGGTAGCTGGCTTCCGGGCGCATCAGGTGCCAACGGTTCAGCGCCTCGTCCAGCCAGGCGGTCACGTCCTGCTCAACGATAGCCAGGCGGCGATTGGCTTCGGCGGCGCGCACCAACTGCTGCAAGGTTTCTTTGCACAGCTTTACCTGGTCCTGGAGGATCTGCAGGTCTTCCTGCAGCAGCGGGTCGGTGTGGTCCTGGCGCATTTCGTTGATCAGCACGCTCATGGTCGCCAGCGGCGTTCCCAGCTCATGGGCGGCACCGGCAGCCTGGGTGGCCACGGCCAGCAGTTGCTCGTCGCGCAGGCTTTCTTCGCGCCGTTCAGACCGTAACTGCTCCTGCCGGCGCAGCTCTTCGGCCATGCGCGCAGCAAAGAAGGTAATCACCGCAGCAGCCAGGGCAATGCTCAGCCACATGCCGTAGACCTGCATCTTGTCCCGCGCCATCGGCAGGCCTTCAAGCGGGTAGAACTGCACCAGCAGCATGCTGTACGCAGTCAGGGCGATGCCCGAAAGAATCAGCGAGTACAGCCACGGCAGGGTTACCGCGGCAATCGCCAACGGTACCAGGTAATACGACACGAACGGGTTGGTCGACCCGCCGGAGTAATACAGCAAGGCACTGTGAATCAGCAGGTCACAGGCCAGCTGCAGGGCATACTCCATTTCGGTGACCGGCACCGACAGGCGCAAGCGCAGCGCCGTGAAGGCGCACAGCAACGAGGACAGGGCCAAGGTGCCGGCCAGCGACAACCATGGCAATGGCAGTAGCTCGGTCCAGTAGGCAACACCCACCGAGCCGGCCTGGGCAGCCAGGACCAGGACCCGAATAACGGTCAGGCGCCAGAGGTTCTGGCGGGTAGCGGACAACGGTTGTACGGCAGCGAGCATGAGCTCTCCTGATGAGTGCTCCAGAAAATCGGCTGGAGTATACCGAAGCCGGGCACCCTGCTGCAGCGATGCGGCAAAGCGCCACACTTTGTCACAGGTTAATGATGGCACTTTTGAACCCACTACACTGTTCCCGGTCTGATCGGCCATGCGTGGCATGGATGACCAGAGCCACGCCTTTTATTGCCAAGGAGTACCACATGCTAATCCCACGTCACGGCGCCGCCCTGCTCATGTCTTGCGGCTTGCTCGCCAGCCTGCCGGCGCTGGCCGCCGATGAGCCACGTTACAACCAGGTATCGCTGCGCGCTGAAGTGAGCAAGGAAGTGGCGCGCGACCTGATGGTCGTGACCCTGTACAGCGAAGCGCAGAACACCGACCCGGGCAAGCTCGCCAAGCAGATCACCGAAACCATGAACAAGGCCGTGCAGCAGTCGCGCGAGGTCAAGGACGTGAAGATAAGCCAGGGCAGCCGCAACAGCTACCCGGTGTATGACAGCAAGGGCCAGAAGATCACCGGCTGGCGCGAGCGCGCCGAGCTGCGCCTTGAAAGCGCCGACTTCCCGGCCTTGTCCCAGCTCACTGCCGACCTGCTGCAAGAGCTGAAAATGGGCGGCATGGACTTCTCCATCGCCCCGGCCACGCGCAAGTCCAGCGAGGATGCTCTGCTCAAGGATGCAGTTGATGCCTTCAAGGCCCGTGCGCAGCTGGCGACCGAGGCGCTGGGTGGCAAGGGCTACAAAGTGGTCAGCCTGAACCTCAACAGCAGCGGCTACCCACGCCCGTACCTGCGCAGTGCACCGATGGCGATGAAAGCGATGGGGGCTGATGAAGCAGCGCCAGCGCCGGATATCGAGGCGGGTACCAGTGAAGTCAGCATGAATGCCGATGGCCTGATCGAAGTGCAGATGCCGTAACAGTTACGACGTACCTGTGGGGGCGGGCATGCCCGCGAAAAAGCCTACCCGATTGATGGCACGGGCTTCGCCCGTGTTCGCGGGCACGCCCGCTCCCACAGGGACCATACCCACCCGCAAAATTAGCGTTTTCAGACCTTTCCTACGCACCATAAAGGTGCCTCCTACATTTACTCCCGCCTCGAAATATCCCGCAAAATGCCATCATTTTGCCTGCGCAAACGTTTAACTTCGCCGAAAGTTATACTGATGCGACATCCATGTACGGTCGTACCACTTTTCCGGCGCCAACTATCCTTCTCCCTGTTGCATTGGGAACACCCCCTGCATAAGTATCTTCAGGTCGGCTCACGAGGCCACCTCATCCAAAAAATGACAACAATGAGGCCACCATGCTCAAACACGCAGTCATTCCGTTCCTGCTTGGCGCAGGTTTGCTCACCGGCGCACCGACGGCCCTGGCCGCGTCCAGCCTGGTGTTTTGCTCCGAAGGCAGCCCGGCAGGTTTCGACCCGGGGCAGTACACCACCGGGACCGACTTCGACGCCTCGGCCGAGACCGTGTTCAACCGCCTGACCCAGTTCGAACGCGGCGGTACCGCAGTGATCCCGGGCCTGGCGACCAAATGGGAGGTATCCGACGACGGCAAGGCCTACACCTTCCACCTGCGTGAAGGGGTGAAGTTCCACACCACCGACTACTTCAAGCCCAGCCGCCTGTTCAACGCCGACGACGTGCTGTTCACCTTCAACCGCATGCTCGACAAGGACCACCCGTTCCGCAAGGCCTCCCCCACCGAGTTCCCGTACTTCACCGACATGGGCATGGACAAGAACATCGCCAAGGTGGAGAAGGTCGACGAGCACACGGTCAGGTTCACCCTCAACGAGGTCGACGCCGCGTTCATCCAGAACCTGGCCATGAGCTTCGCCTCTATCCAGTCCGCCGAATACGCCGACCAACTGCTCAAAAACGGCAAGGCCACCGACATCAACCAGAAGCCGATCGGCACCGGCCCGTTCGTGTTCAGCAAGTACGAGAAGGACGCGCAGATCCGCTTCAAGGGCAACAAGGACTACTGGAAGCCCGAAGACGTGAAGATCGACAACCTGATCTTCGCCATCACCACCGATGCCTCGGTGCGCATGCAAAGACTGAAGAAGAACGAGTGCCAGGTCACCTTGTTCCCGCGCCCGGCCGACATCGAGCCGCTAAAGGCCGACAAGAACTTGCAGATGCCACACCAGGCCGGCTTCAACCTCGGCTACATCGCCTATAACGTGATGGACAAGATCAAGGGCAGCAACGAACCCAACCCGATGGCCCAGCTGAAAGTCCGCCAGGCGCTGGACATGGCCGTGGACAAGAAGCAGATCATCAAGTCGGTCTACCAAGGTGCCGGCCAGCTGGCAGTCAACGGCATGCCGCCGACCCAGTGGTCCTACGACGACAGCATCAAGGACGCACCGTTCGACCCCGAGAAAGCCAAGCAACTGCTGAAGGAAGCAGGTATCAAGGAAGGCACCGAGATCACCCTGTGGGCCATGCCCGTGCAACGCCCGTACAACCCCAATGCCAAGCTGATGGCCGAAATGTTGCAATCCGACTGGGCCAAGATCGGCATCAAGGCGAAGATCGTCAGCTATGAATGGGGCGAGTACATCAAACGCTCCAAAGCCGGCGAACAGGGCGCCATGCTGATCGGCTGGAGCGGTGACAATGGTGACCCGGACAACTGGCTGGGCACCCTCTACGGCTGCGATGCTGTCGACGGCAACAACTTCTCCAAGTGGTGCTACAAACCCTACGACGACCTGATCCAGCAGGCAAAAGCCACCTCCGACCAGGCCAAACGCACCGAGCTGTACCAAAAGGCGCAGCACATCCTCAAGGAGCAGGTACCGATCACCCCGATCGCCCACTCCACCGTGTACCAGCCCATGAGCGCCAAGGTGAAGGACTTCAAGATCAGCCCGTTTGCGCTGAACGCCTTCTACGGCGTCAGCGTGGACAAATAGAGTAACCCCGGCACCCGTCAAACGGCGGGTGCCCTTCACACTCTCCACCTCTTCATGTCGTCCTGCGGCCATCCGCTGCGGGGTCGGCGAACTGTTGCCGCCATTCGTACCCCGAGGCGGTGCAAACAGATGAAAAAGGATTTGCCATGCGCCACGCTACTTGCCTTTCGACCCTGCTGGCCCTGGGTCTGATAAGCCAATCCCCGATCCTGCTGGCCAACAACCTGGTGTTCTGCTCCGAGGGCAGCCCTGCGGGTTTTGACACCGCACAGTACACCAGCGCCACCGACAACGACGCCGCCGAACCGATCTACAACCGCCTGGTCGAGTTCGAGCGCGGTGGCACTGCCGTGCACCCTGCCCTGGCTACCCGCTGGGAAGTGTCCGACGATGGATTGCGCTACACCTTCCACCTGCGTGAAGGGGTGAAGTTCCACAGCAACAAGGCCTTCAGCCCAAGCCGCGATTTCAACGCCGACGACGTGCTGTTCACCTTCAACCGTATGCTCGACAAAAGCCACCCGTTCCGCCGGGCGTACCCCACCGAGTTCCCCTACTTCGTCAGCATGGGCCTGGACAAGAACATTGCCCAGGTCGAAAAGGTCGACCCGCTCACCGTGGTATTCACCCTCAACACGGTCGACGCCGCGTTCATCCAGAACCTGGCCATGAGTTTCGCCTCGATTCTGTCTGCCGAGTACGCCGAAAAACTGCTGGCCAGCGGTCGCCCCAGCGACATCAACCAGCAGCCGATCGGTACCGGGGCGTTCGTGTTCCAGCGTTATCAGAAGGATTCGCAGATCCGCTACAAGGGCAACAAGGATTATTGGGCACCGGACCAGGTGAAGCTCGACAACCTGGTGTTTTCAATCAATATCGACCCCTCGGTGCGTATCCAGAAGCTGCGCCGCAACGAGTGCCAGGTCACCCTGCACCCACGCCCGGCCGACCTGCCGGCACTGAAGGCCGACAGCAAGCTGCAGGTACTGCAGCAGCCAGGCTTCAACCTCGGCTACATCGCCTACAACACCCAGCATCCGCCGTTCGACCGCCTGGAGGTGCGCCAGGCAATGGACATGGCGGTGAACAAAAAAGCCATCATCCAGGCGGTGTATCAAGACTCCGGCCAATTGGCGGTCAACGCCATGCCACCGACCCAGTGGTCCTATGACGAAAGCCTCAAGGACGCACCCTACGCCCCGGAAAAGGCCAAACAGTTGCTGCAGGGGGCCGGCGTCAAGCCTGGCACCGAAATCACCCTCTGGGCCATGCCGGTGCAACGCCCCTACAACCCCAACGCCAAGCTGATGGCCGAAATGCTCCAGGCCGACTGGAACAAGCTGGGCTTGAAGGTGCGCATCGTCAGCTACGAATGGGGCGAATACATCAAGCGCATGAAAAGCGGCGAGCACGACATTGCCCTGATTGGCTGGACCGGTGACAACGGCGACCCGGACAACTGGCTGGGCACTCTCTATAGCTGCGATGCCATCGGCAGCAACAACTACTCGCTGTGGTGCGACCCGCAGTACGACAGCCTGGTCAAGCAGGCCAAACAGGTGACCGACCGCACGCAACGCAGCGCCCTGTACCAGCAGGCCCAGCAGCGGCTCAAACAGCAGGTGCCGATTACCCCGGTTGCGCATTCCACGGTGAACCAGCCGCTTAGCGTCAAGGTTTCCGGGTTCAAAGTGAGCCCGTTTGGGCGCAATGATTTTTCCGGTGTGAGTGTTGATTAAGCGTTAGCCAGTACCGGCCTCTTCGCGGCGGTTCGGCGCCCCGACTTCCCCGCTCCCACAGGATCACTACAGGATCGCAACTTGCGCCCTACCTGTGGGAGCGGGCGAGCCCGCGAAGAGGCCGGCACAGCCAACACAACGCCCCCAATTTTGCCCGGAGATCCCGCGGCAACCCTGGCAACACCGCAACAACCATCCGGCCCACAAGGCCGGCAATAACTAGAAAAAAATGGGAGCTTCAACCTTGAGAGTATTCACCCTGACCGCACTGGCCTTATCCATCAGTGCCTTTTCCACCGTCGCCCAGGCCAACACCCAAAGCCAGGACTTCGTGCCCATCACCCTCAAAGGCAGTAGCGAGCAAGCGCAAGCCAGCGGCTTCATCGACGGCCAGAGCCTGTCCGGCACCACCCGCAACTGGTACGCCCGAGAGCGCGCTGCACGTGCTCCGCTGTGGCGCTACTACAAGAGCGACGGCACCCGCCAACCCACCCACAGCCGGGAAAACTGGCTGCAGGGCACCATACTCAACTACAGCTCCGGTTTCACCCAGGGCACTGTTGGCATCGCAGTCGAAGCCGCTGCCTACAATGCCATCGCTCTGCAACAAAGCCGCCAGGCTGTCGCCGGTCCCAACAACCGCACCTTGA
This window harbors:
- a CDS encoding amino acid permease, with the translated sequence MQDQSTPELQRGLKNRHIQLIALGGAIGTGLFLGIAQTIQLAGPSVLLGYAIAGLMAFLIMRQLGEMVVEEPVAGSFSHFAHQYWSEFAGFVSGWNYWVVYVLVGMAELTAVGIYVQYWWPDFPTWATAAIFFVVINLINLTQVKVYGEMEFWFALIKVVAIVSMIGFGAWLLTSGHGGPDASVANLWQYGGFFPNGVSGLVMAMAVIMFSFGGLELVGITAAEADNPRQSIPKATNQVVYRILIFYIGALAVLLSLYPWQKVVQGGSPFVMIFHELDSDLVATILNIVVLTAALSVYNSCVYANSRMLFGLASQGDAPRQLLKVSRSGVPLTALGVSAFATGLCVVINYLMPGEAFGLLMALAVSALVINWASISITHLKFRKAKLAAGITPFYKSLGHPLTNYLCLAFIVLILVVMYLTPPIRISVMLIPAWIAVLWVAFKLKKARQAK
- the gatA gene encoding Asp-tRNA(Asn)/Glu-tRNA(Gln) amidotransferase subunit GatA, giving the protein MHQLTLAEIARGLADKSFSSEELTGALLARIKQLDPQLNSFISVTEDLALGQARAADARRAAGETGALLGAPIAHKDLFCTNGVRTSCGSKMLDNFKAPYDATVVAKLAEAGMVTLGKTNMDEFAMGSANESSHYGAVKNPWNLEHVPGGSSGGSAAAVAARLLPATTGTDTGGSIRQPAALTNLTGLKPTYGRVSRWGMIAYASSLDQGGPLARTAEDCALLLQGMAGFDAKDSTSIEEPVPDYSANLNGSLQGLRIGLPKEYFGAGLDPRIADLVQASVKELEKLGAVVKEISLPNMQHAIPAYYVIAPAEASSNLSRFDGVRFGYRCDAPKDLTDLYKRSRGEGFGVEVQRRIMVGTYALSAGYYDAYYVKAQQIRRLIKNDFMAAFNDVDLILGPTTPNPAWKLGAKSSDPVAAYLEDVYTITANLAGLPGLSMPAGFVDGLPVGVQLLAPYFQEGRLLNVAHRYQQVTDWHTRAPNGF
- a CDS encoding septal ring lytic transglycosylase RlpA family protein, encoding MLKRSLGTLALFSFLAGCASHDIDPRGYDQTGTASYYGSRHHGKRTASGEPFNQHGLTAAHRSLPFGTRVLVTNTANQRSVVVRINDRGPHTRGRLIDLSRAAAEKIGMLRSGTARVRVQGLSD
- a CDS encoding calcium/sodium antiporter is translated as MGIALLLLVGGAELLVRAALRLAQRLHVRPLIIGLSLVAFGSTAPQLTVSLQAAYQGAPDVAVGSVIGSNIFNVLVILGLAALIIPLRVSRQLVRLDIPLMIVASGLVYALSANGHLGRVEGGLLLLGLAGYLAMLWHQSRHYARTYPAPDTTKSSARRFWSGTLLQVLAGLGLLSLGGHLLLEAAVEVATDLGLSERIIGLTVVAICTSLPELAAALIAALRGEREIAVGTVIGSNLFNLLAVLGLTALVTPEPLSISPNALSFDLPVMLGVAVLSLPVFYSGYRITRAEGVVFLCLYLAYGLHVAAFTMGMPLAGRLERLMLFYVLPVLAMVLLYTTARAWRRQH
- the gatB gene encoding Asp-tRNA(Asn)/Glu-tRNA(Gln) amidotransferase subunit GatB encodes the protein MQWEVVIGLEIHTQLATQSKIFSGSATTFGSEPNTQASLVDLGMPGVLPVLNQEAVRMACMFGLAIDAEIGKRNVFARKNYFYPDLPKGYQISQMDLPIVGKGHLDIALEDGTIKRIGVTRAHLEEDAGKSLHEDFSGSTGIDLNRAGTPLLEIVSEPDMRSAKEAVAYVKAVHALVRYLGICDGNMAEGSLRCDCNVSIRPKGQVEFGTRCEIKNVNSFRFIERAINSEIQRQIDLIEDGGRVIQETRLYDPNKDETRSMRSKEEANDYRYFPDPDLLPVVIEDSFLATLRAGLPELPPQKVERFQSQYGLSAYDANVLASSREQADYFEEVVKIGGDAKLAANWVMVELGSLLNKLGVEIDQAPVSAAHLGGMLLRISDNTISGKIAKTVFEAMAAGEGDADSIIESKGLKQVTDTGAIDKMLDEMLAANAEQVEQYRAADEAKRGKMFGFFVGQAMKASKGKANPGQVNQLLKAKLEG